The following are encoded in a window of Nomia melanderi isolate GNS246 chromosome 6, iyNomMela1, whole genome shotgun sequence genomic DNA:
- the ATP8A gene encoding ATPase phospholipid transporting 8A1 isoform X1: MQPTARGNPRVPSPGSLRPFTPPDLSSIPHMDGTPQHGSGVRSNSSSASGRANESGAQEQTGPYIIGSPIDLGNIDNVDNISLRLPTGRRSTREHIELQEAASAEPSSEVGPIRAENGGSQGDDQRSSHQHDSSEERVVFVNAPHQPAKYKNNRISTAKYSILSFVPMFLFEQFRRYSNCFFLFIALMQQIPDVSPTGRYTTLVPLIFILSVSALKEIVEDIKRHRADDEINMREVEVLRDGHWQWIQWRRIAVGDVVKVRNNNFFPADLILLSSSEPQGMSFIETANLDGETNLKIRQAHPDTASLLDTAELMNFHANIQCEPPNRHLYEFNGVLRETNKQSVGLGPDQVLLRGAMLRNTRWVFGVVIYTGHDTKLMQNNTTTAPLKRSTLDRMTNTQILMLFFILLLLCLLSAIFNVVWTKANGHGLWYLGLQEELTRNFGFNLLTFIILFNNLIPISLQVTLEVVRFVQATFINMDIEMYHAETDTPAMARTSNLNEELGMVSYVFTDKTGTLTKNVMEFKRCSIGGKVYDLPNPLNGDQSGSNINSELVRDIVDGRSVQDPSRPVDKKVINHAKVVHEFMIMLSVCHTVIPEKIDDTVIYHAASPDERALVDGARKFNYVFDTRTPAYVEIIALGETLRYEILNVIEFTSARKRMSVIVKTPDGKIKLFCKGADSIIYERLCPAPVENSDPEQVSLDDFRDVTLEHLELFATEGLRTLCFAVADIPDNFYQWWRETYHNATITIGNREKMIENAANLIETKLRLLGATAIEDQLQDQVPETIQALLQADINVWVLTGDKQETAINIGYSCKLITHGMPLYIINEQSLDKTREVIIQRCLDFGIDLKCQNEVALIIDGNTLEHALSCDIRMDFLDLCSSCKVVICCRVSPMQKAEVVDLITSNKKAVTLAIGDGANDVAMIQKAHIGVGISGVEGLQAACASDYSIAQFRFLKRLLFVHGSWNYSRMCKLILYSFYKNICLYVIELWFAIYSGWSGQILFERWSIGLYNVVFTAAPPLAMGLFDKVCSAETHLAHPGLYATKNSGLSSFNIKVFWVWIANALIHSSLLYWLSLLALKEGVVWGNGRDGGYIVLGNFVYTYVVVTVCGKAGLIINSWTWVTHLATWGSILLWFLFIVIYSNFWPPLNVGAVMLGNDRMLFSSPVFWLGLVLIPLAVLLLDVTVKAVKNTVWKSVTAAARENEIRKSDPGDIFNSHDYRSSLTETARLLKNVKSVFSRRSNAASRVNVEVELSRKLFCLPSDGLEPKENINWDKPNDGDLLLRKSICIRILCFLSSSCGTIFHCFCHEHCGEKHALQCSRLSPIQSNKNLFDKLIFLHDNCTRTILLCALRCTYPYIYFHRLHFTIFCYSNFPKNY, from the exons ATGCAACCGACTGCCAGGGGGAACCCCCGGGTTCCCAGTCCTGGCTCGTTGCGCCCCTTCACACCACCGGACCTCTCTTCCATACCTCATATGGACGGTACACCACAGCATGGCAGCGGTGTTCGTAGCAATTCCTCATCTGCGAGCGGTCGGGCGAACGAGAGCGGGGCACAAGAGCAGACCGGGCCTTACATCATCGGCAGCCCCATCGATCTGGGGAACATCGACAACGTCGATAACATCAGCCTACGTCTGCCGACCGGACGGAGAAGCACGCGAGAGCACATCGAACTGCAAGAGGCTGCGTCAGCTGAACCGAGTTCCGAAG TTGGTCCAATAAGGGCGGAAAATGGCGGGTCCCAAGGTGACGATCAGCGATCCTCGCATCAACATGACAGCAGTGAGGAGAGGGTGGTTTTTGTTAATGCTCCACATCAACctgcaaaatataaaaataatcgcATTAGTACCGCGAAGTACTCGATTCTTTCATTCGTACCCATGTTCCTTTTTGAACAATTTCGTCGGTATAGTAATTGTTTCTTCCTCTTCATCGCCCTTATGCAG CAAATACCAGATGTGTCACCAACAGGACGATATACAACTTTGgttccattaatttttattcttagtGTGTCTGCATTGAAAGAGATAGTTGAAGATATT aaaagGCACAGAGCAGATGATGAAATAAATATGCGCGAGGTAGAGGTTTTAAGAGATGGACATTGGCAGTGGATCCAGTGGCGGCGTATTGCTGTTGGAGATGTAGTCAAG GTCCGTAACAACAATTTCTTCCCCGCTGACTTAATCTTATTATCATCATCGGAGCCACAGGGTATGTCTTTCATAGAGACTGCCAATTTGGATGGAGAGACAAACTTAAAAATTCGACAAGCCCATCCCGACACTGCCAGTCTCTTAGATACTGcagaattaatgaattttcatgCAAATATACAATGTGAACCACCAAACAGGCATCTGTATGAATTTAATGGAGTGTTACGGGAAACTAACAAACA AAGCGTAGGTTTGGGACCTGATCAGGTATTGCTTCGTGGTGCAATGTTAAGAAATACACGTTGGGTGTTTGGTGTAGTAATCTATACTGGTCATGATACAAAACTCATGCAGAATAATACTACAACAGCACCTCTGAAGAGGTCCACTTTAGATCGGATGACCAATACACAAATACTCATGCTGTTCTTTATACTTCTTTTACTGTGCCTTTTATCCGCAATATTTAATGTTGTTTGGACAAAAGCAAATGGTCATGGATTATGGTATTTAGGTTTACAAG agGAACTGACAAGAAATTTTGGTTTTAACCTATTAacctttattattttgtttaataatttaataccaatttcattacAAGTAACATTAGAAGTTGTGAGATTCGTTCAAGCCACATTTATTAATATGGATATTGAGATGTATCACGCAGAGACAGATACTCCTGCAATGGCTCGTACGAGTAATCTGAATGAAGAACTTGGTATGGTCAGTTATGTTTTTACTGACAAAACTGGTACACTTACCAAGAATGTAATGGAATTTAAAAGATGTTCAATTGGTGGCAAGGTGTACGA CCTACCCAATCCTTTAAATGGTGATCAAAGTGGTAGTAACATTAATAGTGAATTAGTTAGAGATATTGTTGATGGACGATCAGTGCAAGATCCTTCTCGTCCTGTAGATAAGAAAGTTATAAACCACGCAAAAGTAGTGCATGAGTTTATGATCATGCTTTCCGTGTGTCATACTGTTATTCCAGAAAAGATAGATGATACTGTAATTTACCATGCTGCGTCTCCAG ATGAACGAGCATTAGTAGACGGAGCACGcaaatttaattatgttttcgaTACTAGAACACCAGCTTATGTGGAAATAATAGCTTTGGGTGAAACACTtcgatatgaaatattaaatgtgaTAGAGTTTACATCAGCTAGGAAAAGAATGTCGGTAATTGTAAAAACACCAGATGgaaaaatcaaacttttttgTAAAGGCGCTGATTCTATTATTTATGAAAGGCTATGTCCAGCACCTGTAGAAAATAGTGACCCTGAACAGGTCAGTCTAGACGACTTTCGAGATGTGACATTGGAGCATTTGGAATTGTTTGCAACAGAGGGATTAAGAACACTTTGTTTTGCTGTTGCCGATATACCTGATAATTTTTATCAA TGGTGGCGTGAAACCTATCATAATGCAACAATCACTATAGGGAATCGTgaaaaaatgatagaaaatgcTGCTAATCTAATCGAGACAAAGTTACGGTTATTAGGGGCAACTGCAATTGAGGATCAGTTGCAAGATCAG GTACCAGAAACGATACAAGCTCTTTTACAAGCTGATATTAATGTTTGGGTGTTAACTGGAGATAAACAAGAAACTGCTATCAATATTGGATATTCTTGTAAATTAATAACACATGGAATGCcgttgtatattattaatgaacaATCCTTAGAt aaaacaAGAGAGGTGATAATACAGCGTTGTCTGGATTTTGGTATTGATTTAAAATGTCAAAATGAAGTAGCGCTTATTATAGATGGAAATACTTTAGAGCATGCGTTATCCTGTGATATTAGAATGGACTTTCTGGATTTATGTTCTTCTTGCAAAGTTGTTATTTGCTGTAGAGTTTCGCCAATGCAGAAAGCTGAG GTGGTCGACTTGATTACAAGTAACAAGAAAGCCGTAACTCTTGCAATTGGGGATGGGGCAAATGATGTAGCTATGATTCAGAAAGCCCACATCGGTGTTG GAATTTCTGGCGTTGAAGGTCTTCAGGCAGCTTGTGCTTCTGACTATTCTATTGCACAGTTTCGTTTTCTGAAACGTCTATTGTTCGTCCACGGTTCATGGAACTATAGTAGGATGTGCAaactaatattatattcattttacaagAATATTTGTCTGTACGTTATTGAATTATGGTTCGCTATTTATTCCGGCTGGTCCGGACAGATCCTTTTTGAAAGGTGGTCTATTGGTCTTTACAATGTT GTGTTTACAGCAGCGCCACCACTAGCTATGGGACTTTTTGATAAAGTATGTTCCGCAGAAACTCATTTAGCTCATCCTGGGTTATATGCTACTAAAAATTCTGGACTGTCATCATTTAATATAAag GTATTTTGGGTATGGATTGCGAATGCTTTAATACATTCATCTCTGCTCTATTGGTTATCTCTGTTGGCTCTGAAAGAAGGCGTGGTATGGGGAAATGGTAGAGATGGTGGATACATAGTTCTAGGAAACTTTGTATACACT TACGTTGTAGTGACGGTTTGCGGGAAGGCAGGATTGATCATAAACTCTTGGACGTGGGTTACTCATTTAGCAACGTGGGGATCcattttactttggtttttatttattgttatatatag TAATTTTTGGCCTCCGTTAAATGTGGGTGCCGTAATGCTAGGTAATGACAGGATGTTATTTTCTTCGCCTGTATTTTGGCTGGGGTTGGTACTTATACCGTTAGCAGTATTGCTGTTGGATGTTACTGTTAAAGC CGTAAAAAATACTGTTTGGAAGTCGGTGACTGCAGCAGCCAGAGAAAACGAGATCAGAAAATCGGACCCAGGGGACATATTTAACAGTCACGACTACAGAAGCTC ATTGACGGAGACGGCTCGGCTACTGAAAAACGTAAAAAGCGTTTTCTCCCGGCGATCGAACGCCGCCTCCAGAGTTAATGTCGAGGTGGAACTATCACGTAAGTTGTTTTGCTTACCCAGCGACGGGCTGGAACCGAAAGAAAACATTAACTGGGATAAACCAAACGACGGGGACCTTCTTCTTCGCAAATCCATCTGCATAAGGATTCTTTGTTTTCTGAGCTCGTCGTGTGGTaccatttttcattgtttttgtcACGAACATTGTGGAGAAAAGCACGCGCTTCAATGTTCACGGCTTTCGCCTATTCAAAGTAACAAAAATCTCTTCGACAAGCTAATATTTCTTCACGATAATTGCACACGCACCATTTTATTGTGTGCCCTACGGTGtacatatccatatatttactTCCATAGGTTACACTTTACCATATTCTGTTATTCTAACTTTCCAAAGAACTATTAA
- the ATP8A gene encoding ATPase phospholipid transporting 8A1 isoform X3, with translation MDVASTKVIQWVNELRSRIHLYLHAQNLGPIRAENGGSQGDDQRSSHQHDSSEERVVFVNAPHQPAKYKNNRISTAKYSILSFVPMFLFEQFRRYSNCFFLFIALMQQIPDVSPTGRYTTLVPLIFILSVSALKEIVEDIKRHRADDEINMREVEVLRDGHWQWIQWRRIAVGDVVKVRNNNFFPADLILLSSSEPQGMSFIETANLDGETNLKIRQAHPDTASLLDTAELMNFHANIQCEPPNRHLYEFNGVLRETNKQSVGLGPDQVLLRGAMLRNTRWVFGVVIYTGHDTKLMQNNTTTAPLKRSTLDRMTNTQILMLFFILLLLCLLSAIFNVVWTKANGHGLWYLGLQEELTRNFGFNLLTFIILFNNLIPISLQVTLEVVRFVQATFINMDIEMYHAETDTPAMARTSNLNEELGMVSYVFTDKTGTLTKNVMEFKRCSIGGKVYDLPNPLNGDQSGSNINSELVRDIVDGRSVQDPSRPVDKKVINHAKVVHEFMIMLSVCHTVIPEKIDDTVIYHAASPDERALVDGARKFNYVFDTRTPAYVEIIALGETLRYEILNVIEFTSARKRMSVIVKTPDGKIKLFCKGADSIIYERLCPAPVENSDPEQVSLDDFRDVTLEHLELFATEGLRTLCFAVADIPDNFYQWWRETYHNATITIGNREKMIENAANLIETKLRLLGATAIEDQLQDQVPETIQALLQADINVWVLTGDKQETAINIGYSCKLITHGMPLYIINEQSLDKTREVIIQRCLDFGIDLKCQNEVALIIDGNTLEHALSCDIRMDFLDLCSSCKVVICCRVSPMQKAEVVDLITSNKKAVTLAIGDGANDVAMIQKAHIGVGISGVEGLQAACASDYSIAQFRFLKRLLFVHGSWNYSRMCKLILYSFYKNICLYVIELWFAIYSGWSGQILFERWSIGLYNVVFTAAPPLAMGLFDKVCSAETHLAHPGLYATKNSGLSSFNIKVFWVWIANALIHSSLLYWLSLLALKEGVVWGNGRDGGYIVLGNFVYTYVVVTVCGKAGLIINSWTWVTHLATWGSILLWFLFIVIYSNFWPPLNVGAVMLGNDRMLFSSPVFWLGLVLIPLAVLLLDVTVKAVKNTVWKSVTAAARENEIRKSDPGDIFNSHDYRSSLTETARLLKNVKSVFSRRSNAASRVNVEVELSRKLFCLPSDGLEPKENINWDKPNDGDLLLRKSICIRILCFLSSSCGTIFHCFCHEHCGEKHALQCSRLSPIQSNKNLFDKLIFLHDNCTRTILLCALRCTYPYIYFHRLHFTIFCYSNFPKNY, from the exons ATGGATGTAGCGAGTACAAAAGTGATACAATGGGTCAACGAACTCAGATCCCGTATTCACCTTTATTTGCACGCTCAAAATC TTGGTCCAATAAGGGCGGAAAATGGCGGGTCCCAAGGTGACGATCAGCGATCCTCGCATCAACATGACAGCAGTGAGGAGAGGGTGGTTTTTGTTAATGCTCCACATCAACctgcaaaatataaaaataatcgcATTAGTACCGCGAAGTACTCGATTCTTTCATTCGTACCCATGTTCCTTTTTGAACAATTTCGTCGGTATAGTAATTGTTTCTTCCTCTTCATCGCCCTTATGCAG CAAATACCAGATGTGTCACCAACAGGACGATATACAACTTTGgttccattaatttttattcttagtGTGTCTGCATTGAAAGAGATAGTTGAAGATATT aaaagGCACAGAGCAGATGATGAAATAAATATGCGCGAGGTAGAGGTTTTAAGAGATGGACATTGGCAGTGGATCCAGTGGCGGCGTATTGCTGTTGGAGATGTAGTCAAG GTCCGTAACAACAATTTCTTCCCCGCTGACTTAATCTTATTATCATCATCGGAGCCACAGGGTATGTCTTTCATAGAGACTGCCAATTTGGATGGAGAGACAAACTTAAAAATTCGACAAGCCCATCCCGACACTGCCAGTCTCTTAGATACTGcagaattaatgaattttcatgCAAATATACAATGTGAACCACCAAACAGGCATCTGTATGAATTTAATGGAGTGTTACGGGAAACTAACAAACA AAGCGTAGGTTTGGGACCTGATCAGGTATTGCTTCGTGGTGCAATGTTAAGAAATACACGTTGGGTGTTTGGTGTAGTAATCTATACTGGTCATGATACAAAACTCATGCAGAATAATACTACAACAGCACCTCTGAAGAGGTCCACTTTAGATCGGATGACCAATACACAAATACTCATGCTGTTCTTTATACTTCTTTTACTGTGCCTTTTATCCGCAATATTTAATGTTGTTTGGACAAAAGCAAATGGTCATGGATTATGGTATTTAGGTTTACAAG agGAACTGACAAGAAATTTTGGTTTTAACCTATTAacctttattattttgtttaataatttaataccaatttcattacAAGTAACATTAGAAGTTGTGAGATTCGTTCAAGCCACATTTATTAATATGGATATTGAGATGTATCACGCAGAGACAGATACTCCTGCAATGGCTCGTACGAGTAATCTGAATGAAGAACTTGGTATGGTCAGTTATGTTTTTACTGACAAAACTGGTACACTTACCAAGAATGTAATGGAATTTAAAAGATGTTCAATTGGTGGCAAGGTGTACGA CCTACCCAATCCTTTAAATGGTGATCAAAGTGGTAGTAACATTAATAGTGAATTAGTTAGAGATATTGTTGATGGACGATCAGTGCAAGATCCTTCTCGTCCTGTAGATAAGAAAGTTATAAACCACGCAAAAGTAGTGCATGAGTTTATGATCATGCTTTCCGTGTGTCATACTGTTATTCCAGAAAAGATAGATGATACTGTAATTTACCATGCTGCGTCTCCAG ATGAACGAGCATTAGTAGACGGAGCACGcaaatttaattatgttttcgaTACTAGAACACCAGCTTATGTGGAAATAATAGCTTTGGGTGAAACACTtcgatatgaaatattaaatgtgaTAGAGTTTACATCAGCTAGGAAAAGAATGTCGGTAATTGTAAAAACACCAGATGgaaaaatcaaacttttttgTAAAGGCGCTGATTCTATTATTTATGAAAGGCTATGTCCAGCACCTGTAGAAAATAGTGACCCTGAACAGGTCAGTCTAGACGACTTTCGAGATGTGACATTGGAGCATTTGGAATTGTTTGCAACAGAGGGATTAAGAACACTTTGTTTTGCTGTTGCCGATATACCTGATAATTTTTATCAA TGGTGGCGTGAAACCTATCATAATGCAACAATCACTATAGGGAATCGTgaaaaaatgatagaaaatgcTGCTAATCTAATCGAGACAAAGTTACGGTTATTAGGGGCAACTGCAATTGAGGATCAGTTGCAAGATCAG GTACCAGAAACGATACAAGCTCTTTTACAAGCTGATATTAATGTTTGGGTGTTAACTGGAGATAAACAAGAAACTGCTATCAATATTGGATATTCTTGTAAATTAATAACACATGGAATGCcgttgtatattattaatgaacaATCCTTAGAt aaaacaAGAGAGGTGATAATACAGCGTTGTCTGGATTTTGGTATTGATTTAAAATGTCAAAATGAAGTAGCGCTTATTATAGATGGAAATACTTTAGAGCATGCGTTATCCTGTGATATTAGAATGGACTTTCTGGATTTATGTTCTTCTTGCAAAGTTGTTATTTGCTGTAGAGTTTCGCCAATGCAGAAAGCTGAG GTGGTCGACTTGATTACAAGTAACAAGAAAGCCGTAACTCTTGCAATTGGGGATGGGGCAAATGATGTAGCTATGATTCAGAAAGCCCACATCGGTGTTG GAATTTCTGGCGTTGAAGGTCTTCAGGCAGCTTGTGCTTCTGACTATTCTATTGCACAGTTTCGTTTTCTGAAACGTCTATTGTTCGTCCACGGTTCATGGAACTATAGTAGGATGTGCAaactaatattatattcattttacaagAATATTTGTCTGTACGTTATTGAATTATGGTTCGCTATTTATTCCGGCTGGTCCGGACAGATCCTTTTTGAAAGGTGGTCTATTGGTCTTTACAATGTT GTGTTTACAGCAGCGCCACCACTAGCTATGGGACTTTTTGATAAAGTATGTTCCGCAGAAACTCATTTAGCTCATCCTGGGTTATATGCTACTAAAAATTCTGGACTGTCATCATTTAATATAAag GTATTTTGGGTATGGATTGCGAATGCTTTAATACATTCATCTCTGCTCTATTGGTTATCTCTGTTGGCTCTGAAAGAAGGCGTGGTATGGGGAAATGGTAGAGATGGTGGATACATAGTTCTAGGAAACTTTGTATACACT TACGTTGTAGTGACGGTTTGCGGGAAGGCAGGATTGATCATAAACTCTTGGACGTGGGTTACTCATTTAGCAACGTGGGGATCcattttactttggtttttatttattgttatatatag TAATTTTTGGCCTCCGTTAAATGTGGGTGCCGTAATGCTAGGTAATGACAGGATGTTATTTTCTTCGCCTGTATTTTGGCTGGGGTTGGTACTTATACCGTTAGCAGTATTGCTGTTGGATGTTACTGTTAAAGC CGTAAAAAATACTGTTTGGAAGTCGGTGACTGCAGCAGCCAGAGAAAACGAGATCAGAAAATCGGACCCAGGGGACATATTTAACAGTCACGACTACAGAAGCTC ATTGACGGAGACGGCTCGGCTACTGAAAAACGTAAAAAGCGTTTTCTCCCGGCGATCGAACGCCGCCTCCAGAGTTAATGTCGAGGTGGAACTATCACGTAAGTTGTTTTGCTTACCCAGCGACGGGCTGGAACCGAAAGAAAACATTAACTGGGATAAACCAAACGACGGGGACCTTCTTCTTCGCAAATCCATCTGCATAAGGATTCTTTGTTTTCTGAGCTCGTCGTGTGGTaccatttttcattgtttttgtcACGAACATTGTGGAGAAAAGCACGCGCTTCAATGTTCACGGCTTTCGCCTATTCAAAGTAACAAAAATCTCTTCGACAAGCTAATATTTCTTCACGATAATTGCACACGCACCATTTTATTGTGTGCCCTACGGTGtacatatccatatatttactTCCATAGGTTACACTTTACCATATTCTGTTATTCTAACTTTCCAAAGAACTATTAA